The genomic segment CAAGATAAAGACAGAGGcattgaaatcttgatttttttgatgattgatgatgccttggaagtgtctttccttcttctcttagccgccttgatctctagtggagtgtctgaatatgaaatcctctttgatggaatgacacctctcttagacgacatttcttttatagaagcagttagtgcattaatagcattaatcacttcATCATATTTCgccttgtagtcttgacatttgtatgAAGAACATTCACTAAATGCggcaaaatttggagaaaaagttgtacaaccattatgatcataatcataatggcttgttgtttcaaaaactataagaggagcatcattagccccaccctccaaaattatttttcttgtgatggctgttgctccaaacaatttcatttttattccatcaacgaccttagggtccgataaagtttgcacaaatcgtaaagtaagaaaaaatggcatcttcaactctcggttggtcagaacaagccacagatggacaatctaaaataaattggtacatatattaagattgatgatgaaattattaattaaaataaaaacttgattagaattggacttattGCTTCcttgggggattgaaaagatcaaaaaattttgcatttttatcagttttggccgacaaccatctaaGAATTCATaaacaggaaacttcttcctggtagttcacttgttgtctcaaataaggaatgacttcaaatgcccaaacctataacataacaccaataaatcaaaagcattatttaataaaaaaatgatgaatcatatcatgataaaagaaatatttaccatgaaggcccatggaaagccatataagttgattgtttttggcattaacggagtcaacaaatattcgacagtcattttaaagctttcataaccccaaggatagttgttaaatgcctcaagatcgtcggagagatttattaaattgagacttatgttgttgttaacgtctctcacccaaagaacattatgtacaaaccaaaccaagcagaataattgtttgtgcttctttgaaagtcctttacctttcaacgcttctattagatttttatttttgaagcttggaccaacaatggacactaggtcatcatgatcactcgacttgccttttccttttttaggtgtgcgggatgtttttttttgggtcagagtaggtataacttgagaaggagaaagaggacaatattttagtccggtaactatggcaaactccttccaaccaaaataaacattccatagtaatttatccacacctcatccatcttatctttgttttcataaataaacctacgcttgagaagatcatatatcattttcatctggaaacgagcattgttgtcctccggcaaatcaagatattttctaaagcagctttccctaaaataagaatctaatttttgttctcgaagtatttttctgaaggcgtcgaaagattttcccatgactgacttaaccacgagatcacctgTTAAATTTGTGGTACCATCACACTGTATTCTCACAAAATAATgatcaatactgaaggttttgaccaacttttcgatggaagggctattagcatttggatcatctcttttaaaagattcctcctccccgtgttcattatcttccgctcctgattgagataacgcttgtaaagcaagctcataaagTGGTAGATGTGGCTGAGCttctgcacttgttcctttacttggacttgattcgatttcttttcttttgggagccatgttatcttaaattaataggaacataacatatattataattgattaatgcataacagtaatataacagttccaacaaacaactaatctattgcactaggtatgttatctgttacaacatataactgacctgttacaatggatgagtaatcagtgggaaccataaaaacagcactaatctgttgcacttgGTATTATCTGATACAATATATAATTGacctgttgcagtggatgagtaatccgttggaaaccataaaaacagatcattaatctattgcaccaggtattttatctgttgaaacatataatcgacctgttgcaacggatgagtaaatcgttggaaagaataaaaatggatcactaatttgttgcactaggtatgttatctgttgcaacatctaaCCGACCTGTTGttacggatgagtaaaccgttgaaaagaataaaaacagtcctaatctgttgcaaaataaagagtaaaccattgaaaagaataaaaatagatcactaatcagttatttgttggatcaatattatttagatttcttccaaatagaagagtcgtctgtcgcaacagataaatgatctgttagattgttcacctgttgcatcatattttcatagttgcatcagattttcatctgttgcaatactaTTTTTACtaagacaaacaacaaattaacccaacaacaccaacacatcacacacacacactaagaacatcaactgtgataaaaaattaccaacaaattcgaatcaacagtatgacaacaacaacaagaaatgcTAGAAATTAGGTTTtaattcagtccacatttcaatacaagaagagtagttggcttaagttcctctgtttctttataattttttacctgtggaaaaagaaatgggacgccgaagaactcgaagttgttgtcaccggagaattcttcacgtcgattgacggttgaaagtcgaaaaggaactcgcccgactatttgtcgtTGGAGGTTGAatggagaaattttgtagaattgttggttgggagagagttgaaaAAAGCTGGAGAGatagagtggttgatttggattgaagggggtgtgggttgggttgatttgtatttttgaaaagattagaaagttttaaaaatattaatcaagtccacaattaacttaatcaagttttctaatgatgtttgaccctatctgttggtcaatgtcaccaatccttcattcaaaacttaaaagacacctttccttcaattttctccaccTTCATctttgtttattaatttaaatttttactgTCTGTCTTTTGTTTTATGAAATATAGGTAGTGAAAATATTCGTGCAATGCATTTGTTTTATAGGATAAAAAGCTGACCTTTCAATCGTTTGAATTCTCAAACCAATGCACATGCTAACTTTGATGCGAcagatgctttttttttttttaaatacattcATTGTTATGATAAGTAGAACTCAACTACTTTGatgtaataaaaattatattataaccTCATTAGTTAGTATTAGAAAGCATAAAGTTCAGTAATTATATCTGAAATTAACTCTTTCTTGAtccacaataacaacatattCAATGTAGTCTCACAAGTAGAGTCtgggaggataaaatgtacgcagaCCTTAGCTCTATCTTTAGTGCCGGCTTAAGGGGAAGCAGCTAAAGCCATGGCTTTTTGCCCCTAAATTAAAGGCTCCATATTTTCATTggtatttaatattatatattatagaataaacaacatttttttttaaaaaaacaatattTATGCTTGTCTCTTGTGTATTTAATAGAGTTTATATAGAAATCAATCTATGTTATTCTGATGAATACTTCAtccatctcaatttatgtgttattttttgctttttcacaATTAATTTGACTAATTTCAAAGCTAAATAAGATTAGAACAATAGATGTTCATTATATAATAATACTAACACGCTGACAAATGAATATTCAATATACGTCCAAAATTGCTTGTATGTTAGCGCTACAGAACAAAAAGGAAAGAgatcaaataaaaatagtatataattttattaattaaatttaagaGCCTCTTATTTAAGTTGGTTTTAGACCATAAACCTGGTTGAGCCGCCCCCGCCTATCTTGACTAATAGGTACGTTTTTCGATAGAGCCTCTGCCTTTCTTGATTACCTTGTCCTAAATTTTTTTGCTTTTCGTTGTGGTTTGAGTGCTTGGATGCAGTGAGGGAAGCTCTATGGAGCAAATTTGGAGGGGAGCAAGAGAAGATCAAACAGGAAGCATATGAGATGCTGAAAATTGTTGACAATGAACTCAAGGGCAAGAAGTTTTTTGGGGGAAATAAAATTGGATTTGTTGATGTTGCTGCAAATTACATCCCATTTTGGGTGGAAATTATTGAAGCAGCTACTGGAAATGTGTTGATCACAAGGGAAAAGTTTCCCAATTTGTGTGCTTGGATAGATGAGTACCTAAGTTATAGTGAAGTTAAAGAAAATCTCCCTGACAGATTTTATGCTCAGTTTTTCAAAGCTAAAGCACTAGCTAAAAATGTTATTTCTTAAATGAACATTTTAAGATTGTGTGTGGAATAAAATTCATCATAGGACCCTAGCTAGCTTAACTTTCTcaatttaggtaattttttttatgtgtagaGGCAAGGCGACCGCATGTCTTTCTTGTTTGTTTTAAAAGGTGGGTACGGAAGGCGAGACATTTTACGTAGTAAGGGTGAGACGTAAGCCCCAAGACATAGGGCATAAGTCTTATGGATCTATCAGGCGTATATCTAGTCTTATAGATCTATTGGGCGTATATCTTATGtatctttattttgtaatttattaataaaaatgtttgtaaaaaaaaaaatttctaatgattctataactaattcaaataaattcatcaataatatagaaaaaaatattacatttattattttagaaatgtaacaatacataaaaatgatatGCCCGAGATAatttctaaaactaaaattaatattcatcTCCAATCTACTAGTCGTTCCTACTATCAACTAATATTGTacaaaaaatgagcaaaatttcTTGAGAAACATAGTAATGTGGACTCTCTCTCCTATCAATTTCTTTATGAAACTAGTTAGTTGAAAAAATTCGTTTTGTCAATTTTCAAGCataattatctaaaaattatttatggtTGTGGCATTTTCTATGgaacttgatttt from the Capsicum annuum cultivar UCD-10X-F1 chromosome 9, UCD10Xv1.1, whole genome shotgun sequence genome contains:
- the LOC107857906 gene encoding probable glutathione S-transferase, which encodes MTEVKLLGVGSSSYSRRVEWALKVKGVKYEFIEEDLQNKSPFLLESNPVLKKIPVLIHNGKPIRKSMIILEYIDEAFEGPSILPKYPYESAIARFWAKFLDGKWHAMREALWSKFGGEQEKIKQEAYEMLKIVDNELKGKKFFGGNKIGFVDVAANYIPFWVEIIEAATGNVLITREKFPNLCAWIDEYLSYSEVKENLPDRFYAQFFKAKALAKNVIS